The segment ATAAATTGAACCATGAGGACCGGAAACTGAAGTCCCATTGCTTGCATGACAATCTGTACAATAAATTATACTCGATGTATTTAATGGAGAAATTAAACTTGGCACATTATTATTTACACCAACACCTGCAATAGGATGAAAAGATGGATTTGAAGTACTAAATTCTAATCTCACATTATTTTGTTCAATTTTTCTTGAAGTAGAACTTGGAGTAAATGCATTTACTGAATGGCAGCGATAACATAATTCATATTCATATTGTATTTTGTTAATTGAAATCCCATTCTGATCCACTCCTTTTACTCCGGCAATAAAACCATTTGCATAAGGAGCATTTGCAGTTGTTGCATTTGCAGAATGTGAATTATGACAATCGGCACACTCAACATGTTTTGCCGATGGCACAGCAGCTTCATTTGGATCATGCAAACCATTATAATTATATACACCATGTGTATAGGTTTTTACAAAATCTGCCTCTAAATTAGTATTTGCAACATTTCCGTTATGGCAATCCAAACAATTATTTTCTTCCATCTGAGATTTCATTAGGCGTGCCTTGCCTTTTGCATTATGTGTACTATGACAATTTTCGCAAGCATTTTGCGAAACATTTGCAAACGGTTCATCAATATGTAACCAAGGATTTTTTCCAGTACCATTCCATGTTGAAGTGGAAGATTGATGTGATGATGTTTGCCAGTTTGTTCTATCGTGGCATGTAATGCATAATGCTGACGATTGATTTGAACTTGCAAGAAAATTTTTAAAATTATTTTTATGAGGATTATGACATGAAGTACACTGAACTTTTGAATTTCTATCTAATTTTGTTGGGAAAGATGGAATGCTTTTTAATTGTCCGTCTTTTCCAGCTAGTGCAGGATCATAAATAAATGAAATTGGATGGTCGTCTGATAAGTCAGTTTTTAAATTATGCTTACTTACAGGCATTGTTGTTATACCGCCACCAAATGAAATATCTTCAGTTCGATTAAGTGTTTTTCCTAAAGCAATTGTTCCATCATGGCAAGATAAACACATAACAGAACTTCCGTCTGGTTGTCCTGCTGTAGCCTGAAAAGTAGAGCTAATTGCATTATCATATAAAGTATAATTTAATCCCGGGTCTTTCCTGTTCCACAAAGGTGACTGAGGATTACTATTATGAGATGTGTGGCAAAAAATGCAAACTTCGTTTTCTGTTGTTGCTTTAATTGTACCAGGACCACTTATAGATAAATTGTGAACAGTGTTAACTATTGATTGTGCGTTGGTCAATATCGGAATACACAAAATAGTAATCAGTTGAAGAAACATTAAACTTTTCATTTTTCTTTAATTTACAAGTTGAAATAACTGAATTCTTGAATTATAACTATCAGACACATATATATAGTTTTGAGAATCGATAAAAATACCAGAAGGCATCCAGAATTTTTCTTTTTCATTTCCCTGTGAACCAAAATAATATAAGAAATTACCTTTTTTATCGAAAATCTGAACGGTGTTAAAAAGAGCATCTGCAATATAAATATTACTTTCAGAGTCTATTGCAATACCTTTTGGTCTGGCAAAATCACCAGTTGCATCTCCCTGTTTGCCAAATGTTGAAACAAATTGCCCATCTTTATTAAATATTTGCACTCTAAAATTCATGGCATCTACAATATATGCATACCCATCTTTATCAATACAAATTGATGTTGGGAAATTAAACTCACCATTTTTATTTCCTCTTGCACCAATTGTTTTTATTCTTTCGCCGTTATTATTAAGAATTGAAATCCTATGAGACTTTGTTTCAACAACCCATATTTCATTTGTTAATTTTGAATATGCTATACCGGTGGGTTGATCTAATTTTAAACTATCGTTTAAAACATTTAATTCAGTAACATTGTTACTTATTTTATAAATTTGATTCGATTTTGAATCTGTAAACAATACTTCATTTTTTGAAATTGCACAAATTCCAACCAAAGAAGTAAAATAATTCTCTTTTTTCTTTAAAAAATGTGGTATTTGAGATTCATTATTCTTCACATAAAAAATAGTATTATTTCCCTGATCAAGTACTAAAAAAGTATCAGGATTAATTGCTAAAACAGAAATTGGTTTAGATATTTCAAGAATTTCTTTTTTTCCAAAAACAACTTGCCCCAATTTCTCGGTAAAACTTGATTTTTTATTTTCAACTGAAGGAAATAATGATATCCATTTTATACGACTATTCTCTGTTTTGCGATTTCTATCAACTTCTAGAATATCTTGTGATAAACAGTTACCTGATTGATTTAGTATAAACAAAAAAAAGATTATATGTTTAAAAAATAATCTCATTATTTTACAAATGTTTTATAAAAGGCAAATATAACAGAATCAGAATCACATTTATCTGCTTTATAACATCTTTTTAAATTCTTAATTTTTTGAACATAAAAAAAGAGTTGTTTTCACAACTCTTTTTTTATAGAATTTTTTAAATCACAATTAAGGTTTTTTGTGAGAAACTGCAGCAGAAGCTGTTGCATAATTAAATGTAATCGCTTTGTGTCCACTTGGTGCTTTTGAAGCATCGTGACATTTTTTACAAACAGCTTCGTTAGGTTCAATAAGACCAGCAGCTTTTGCAGCAGCTAAATCTTTCATAACGGTTGGGCTTTTGTAAGCACTTCCAGCACCATGACAAGCTTCGCAAGTAACACCTTCAGCTTTGAATTCGGCTACAGGAGCGTGACATTTTTCACATTCTGCTTTACCAGCAACGCCAGTAGCAGTGTTTGCTTTTGCATGTTTTGATTCTGACCATTTTTTATATTGGTCACCTTTTGCTGCACCCATATGACACATTTTACATTTTGCTGCACCAATGTTTGTGTTCTGAGCAAATAATGCAGTGCTTAATAAAAAGAACATGCACGAAATTAATACTAAACTCTTTCTCATAGTGTTTTTTTTAATTAAAAATTAATGATTTTTATTGTTGACTTAATTTTTTGTCAAAGTTACAAATCACATTTAATACCAAAAAACAACAATACGTGTTATAAAACATGTTTTTATTTGACTTTTTCTTTTTAAAACTATCATTACTTTGATAATC is part of the Bacteroidia bacterium genome and harbors:
- a CDS encoding 6-bladed beta-propeller, translating into MRLFFKHIIFFLFILNQSGNCLSQDILEVDRNRKTENSRIKWISLFPSVENKKSSFTEKLGQVVFGKKEILEISKPISVLAINPDTFLVLDQGNNTIFYVKNNESQIPHFLKKKENYFTSLVGICAISKNEVLFTDSKSNQIYKISNNVTELNVLNDSLKLDQPTGIAYSKLTNEIWVVETKSHRISILNNNGERIKTIGARGNKNGEFNFPTSICIDKDGYAYIVDAMNFRVQIFNKDGQFVSTFGKQGDATGDFARPKGIAIDSESNIYIADALFNTVQIFDKKGNFLYYFGSQGNEKEKFWMPSGIFIDSQNYIYVSDSYNSRIQLFQLVN